The Streptomyces capitiformicae genome contains the following window.
AGCAGGGCGGCGGCTGTGTCGACCACGAGCCGTCGCCAGCTCGGCAGGTCCTGGAAGTCGCCGACCTCGGCGAGGCGTTTGGCAGGCAGCATGTGTGTCAGTGCGCCGCCTATGACCTCGGGGTCGAAGAGCGTGCTGTTCGGGATCAGTTCGATCAGTTCCCGTGCGGTGGTGGTCTTTCCCGCACCGAACGCGCCGTTGATCCAAACGACGGTCACGGTTCCCCCTCTTCTGTTGACCCCCTGAGGCTTGCCCTCCACTCCGCCACGGAAACCAGCCGCTGATGAAGGGCCGAAAACACGGTGGCGGGTTCCCCACCGTGTGGAGAACCCGCCGCTGTGTCGGGCGAGACGGAAGTTGAACCGGCCGCCTCCTACAAGGCTGTCAGCCCGCCCTGCCGCCCTTGCCCTGCTGACCCTGCTGACCCTTTTGCTTTTGGTCGGCCTTGCCGCCCAGAGCCTCGTCACCGAGGGCGGTCAGGCTGTCGCCGGCGACCGTCTTGCCGACCTTGGCGAGGGTGCCCTCGACGTCCAGTTTGCTGAGCCCGTCGGTCTTTCCGGGTGTCTCCCTGGCCTCGGCACCGTGCGACGGCGTGATGGCCGCGACGACGAAGCCGGTGGCGAGGGAGGCGATGGCGAGCATGCTGCGCTTCTTCATGCCCCGCACAACGCTGGAACGGGGCGAGGGGTCACGGCCGGTTCCCGAGGCTTCGCCCGCGCCCACTAATCCGAGGCCCCCGCCCCCGGACCTGCGGCCCCGACGACACCGCGCTTCCGTATCCGGCGCGCCCAGCGCCCAGCGCCCAGCGCCCAGCGCCCAGCGCCCAGCGCCCAGCGCCCAGCGCCCAGCGCCCAGCGCCCAGCGCCCAGCGCCCAGCGCCCGCGGACCCTACCCCACCCCCGCCACCGGCGTGCTCGGCCGCCCCGCCAGTGCCGCCGCGGCCGCGCCGACAAGGCCCGCGTCCGTGCCCATCACGGCGGGCGTGACCGTCAGATGCTGGACGAACGACAGCGTGGCGTAGTTCTTGAGCGCGGAACGCAGCGGGGCGAAGAGGATGTCGCCCGCGCCCGCGACTCCCCCGCCTATGACGGCGATGTCGATCTCGACGAGGGTCGCGGTGGCCGCGATGCCGGCGGCGAGGGCCTGGGCGGCGCGTTCGAAGGAGGCCACGGCGACGGGGTCGCCGGCCCGGGCGGCGGCGGCGACCGCGGCGGCCGAGCTCTCGCCGTCGGGGCCGGGCCGCCAGCCGTTGTCCAGGGCACGGCGGGCGATGTTGGGGCCGCTCGCGATGCGTTCCACGCAACCGCGGGCACCGCAAGGGCAGGGGTCACCGTCGAGTTGGACGCTGATGTGCCCGATGTGGCCGGCGTTGCCGGTGGGGCCCGGGTGCAGTT
Protein-coding sequences here:
- a CDS encoding ROK family protein — encoded protein: MQTDLVAALDIGGTKIAGALVDGHGRILVRAQRPTPAQEDGDTVMLAVEEVLGELTSTPLWSGATAVGIGSAGPVDASAGTVSPVNVPGWRDFPLVERVRAVTGGLPVELIGDGVAITAAEHWQGAARGHDNALCMVVSTGVGGGLVLGGKLHPGPTGNAGHIGHISVQLDGDPCPCGARGCVERIASGPNIARRALDNGWRPGPDGESSAAAVAAAARAGDPVAVASFERAAQALAAGIAATATLVEIDIAVIGGGVAGAGDILFAPLRSALKNYATLSFVQHLTVTPAVMGTDAGLVGAAAAALAGRPSTPVAGVG